acggttcttttcttcgactggtaacctCAAATAATACTGGCTAGACATAGATTTAACTAATAACCAGCTAGCTAgcgtaatttacttgttatttattttgcttgttatcagaaatagtctagagggactctgttgttattgattgtttgcggaagtctgctggaagttaagttagggccaCAACAACGCAGATGCGCAGTagcgtttgtttatgttgttaccgttgaaatcatctatatatgcaatctctcagtatttcattgtaaacgaaaaaagagcaaattcatttttgattttttgcctagacagttgcatttgtggtactttattacttacaaaattatgaatataaactaatctattgtaaatggtacaaatgtcttgtttcatttaagccgtttttcaagtctctgtggtgttcacatctggagttataaagctttaaatagggtaccccctaaatgggcaaggataggccagatttggcatgtgttcTAAAGGGTtatgttaaaattcaaaatgctttagaACATGAATGtagcctttctctctgtctttttctttctatcATACAGCTGACCATCATCTTTAAGAACTTCCAGGAATGTGTGGATCAGAAGATGTACCATGCTGAGACAGGTGAACTTCCTGCAGCGTTCGCAGACGGCTCACGGAACAGCGGGGAGCGCCATGGGGCTAGCGCCCTGCGTGTTGTGGAAAAGGTTCCGGGTCAGCAAGTGGAGATCCAGGCACGCCACATTGGCACCACCATGGTGGTGCGCCAGGTGGGTCGCTACCTGACCTTCGCTGTGCGCATGCCCCAGGAGGTGGTGACCGCGGTCGAAGAAGGAGACAGTCAGGACAGTTTGTACCTGTGCCTGCACGGCTGCCCACTCAACCAGCGCATTGACTTTCAGGCCTTCAGAGCTCGCACGGTTGCTGAGAGCTATGCCCCTGGGCGGGGTCGACAGCATGGGTTCACCTACCAGACGGCAGTGGCCAAGTGCCGAGAGCGCCTCTCTGTGGAGGACCTGTACTTCCACTCCTGTGTCTTTGACCTGTTGACGTCCGGAGACATCAACTTCATGCTAGCTGCATATTACGCATTTGAGGACGCCAAGATGCTCCACTCCAACAAGGACAAGCATCACATCTTCGACAGGGCTATCGGAGGTGGAGCCCCTGGTGTGGGTCTTTGCTCTGCCTCCTTACCTATGTGGCTCCACCTTCCTGCCATGCTGCTGTGGTTCCAGTGCTGCTCGGTGCTTCTGTAGTCATccgttatttattttctcagttttcttgtgtatgtgcacatactGTTGTTGGCTATTGAGGTTTCCCCCTGCAGTTGCAATATCATTCTCACCCCACCCACCTCAATTCTGTTCATGTCACTCAATCCCACCCATTAAAG
This region of Anguilla anguilla isolate fAngAng1 chromosome 5, fAngAng1.pri, whole genome shotgun sequence genomic DNA includes:
- the LOC118226735 gene encoding repulsive guidance molecule A-like; amino-acid sequence: MQPQRERREVQPRAGWMVMGKGGRSSAQKVGKILVLLICLFPTVALQCKILRCNSEFWAATSSLDPEEEFCPALRAYNACIHRTARACRGDLAYHSAQHGIEDLMGQHNCSHEGPTSQPRPQTPPQPGLDSQDRSNGPEICHYERGFTRHSMPPNYTHCGFFGDPHLRTFTDDFQTCKVKGAWPLIHNKYLSVQVTNMPVLPGSSATATSKLTIIFKNFQECVDQKMYHAETGELPAAFADGSRNSGERHGASALRVVEKVPGQQVEIQARHIGTTMVVRQVGRYLTFAVRMPQEVVTAVEEGDSQDSLYLCLHGCPLNQRIDFQAFRARTVAESYAPGRGRQHGFTYQTAVAKCRERLSVEDLYFHSCVFDLLTSGDINFMLAAYYAFEDAKMLHSNKDKHHIFDRAIGGGAPGVGLCSASLPMWLHLPAMLLWFQCCSVLL